GGCCCTCCGCCTTCCGGGACCCGGCGCCCTCGCGCGCGTCCTCGCCCTTCCGGTCCCCCCGCCCCGGCGACCCCGGCTCCTGACCGTGCGCGGGAGCGGCGACTGAAGCAGTGGCGCCCGCTTTCCCGGTGGCCCCGGCTCCGCCCCGTCCGGGCTCGGCGGCACAGCCCGAGCCGACGGCCATGACGAGCAGCACGCACATCCACATACGTCTGCGCCGAATTGCTGGCTTCTTTTCGTTTTGTCGTACTTGCTGCATGGCGTCGCATCCTGTCAGCGCCGCGCGCCCGCGAAGGCCCGACAGCGCCGCCCGGCCGCAGACCGTCCCCCGGCTGGCCGACAATGGCCGGGTGAACGACGCCGGCTCACCCTCCCCGCTCGCCCCCCTGCTCACCCACGAAGGGCAGGCCCTGCTCACCGCCCTGCGCGACTACGACCCGGGACAGGAGCTGGGCGTCGCCACCCGGCTGCGCCGCGACCACCCGGCCGAGCTGGTCTCGGCCGCGCTGACGCAGGCACGGCTGAGGCAGCGCGCGGTGGCCAAGTTCGGCGTGGAGGACGCCTACCGGATGTACTTCACGCCCAACGGTGTGGAGCAGTCGACGCGGGCGTCCGTCGCCGCCCACCGAGCCGCCCGGTTCGCGGAACTCGGGGTGCGGAGCGTCGCGGATCTGTGCTGCGGGATCGGCGGCGACGCGATCGCGCTCGCCCGCGCCGGGATCTCCGTACTCGCCGTGGACCGCGATCCGTTCACCGCCGACGTCGCCCGGGCCAATGCCGAGGCTCTGGGCCTGGCCCCGCTCATCGAGGTCCGCCGGGCCGATGTCACCGAGGTCGACACCTCCTCCCACGACGCCGTCTTCGTCGACCCCGCCCGCCGCGCCGGGCGGCCGGGAGGAGGGCGCGGACCGAAGGGCGGCAGCGGCCGGATCTTCGACCCGGAGGCGTACTCGCCACCGCTGTCCTGGGCCGTCGGGACGGCCCGCACGGCCCGTTTCGCGGCCCTCAAGATCGCCCCGGGCATCCCGCACGAGGCGATCCCCGAGGACGCCGAGGCCGAGTGGATCTCCGACCACGGGGACGTGAAGGAGGCCGTGCTCTGGTTCGGCACCGCGCCGGGCACCCGGCGCGCCACGCTGCTGCCGTCGGGTGCCCCACTCGTCGGACGCGGGCTGCCCGACCCCCGGGTACGGAGGACCGGCCGCTACCTCTACGAGCCCGACGGCGCCGTCATCCGCGCCCATCTGGTCGCGGAGGTCGCCGAGGAACTCGACGGCGGCCTGCTCGACGGGACGATCGCGTACATCACCGCCGACGAGCTGCGCCCGACGCCGTACGCGACCGCGTACGAGATCACCGACGAACTCCCCTTCAACCTGAAGAAGCTCAAGGCCCTGCTGCGTGAACGGGAAGTCGGCACGCTCACCGTCAAGAAGCGCGGGTCGGCGGTCGAACCCGAGGAGCTGCGCCGCAAGGTGAAGCCGAGCGGGCCGAACGCGGCCACGGTCTTCCTGACCCGCGTGGCCGGTGCGCCCACCGTGCTGATCGGGGCTCCGGCGGGTGCCTGACGCGGCGTCGGGTGCGGCGGGGGGCGCCCGCCGTCAGCCGTGCGCCGCCCCGGGCGCCGCGGCGGAGGGGACTGCCGAGGTCAGCCGCGCCGCCCAGCGGTAGTGCGAACCGCCTTGGCGGCACCGGCCACCTCCGCCACCCAGCGGTCGGAGCCGGCCAGACCCGCCCCCACCAGGCCCCAGCCGAGCAGTCGTCCCGTCAGCCCCTGGAGCACCGCGGCACGATCGGCGAGCATCGCCTCGCGATCGGGCCAGGTGCGGATCTCCGCGGGGGCGGCGGTGGCGGAAGGGGCGTGCGTCGGGACATGTGTACGAGGCTATCGCCCGCCCCGGCGGGCGCCTTCCGGCCCGACCCGGCGCACGCAGAGGGGAGTTGACGCCAGGCGGGCGCGGCCGTACCCCGCCCCGGGCGGCCGGCCCGACGAGGGATCAGCCGCCGGTGAAGTCCGCTCCGGAGAAGTCGAGCGACTGGAAGCGCCACCGGTGCACCGGCCGGCCGACCAGCTCGGCGTCCGGGTCCGGCAGTTCGGGCAGCTCGTCGTCCGGACCGTCCGTCTCCCACCAGGTCAGCACCAGCACCCGCTCGCCCGGCGCCCGGAAGGTCTCCCGGCGCAGCGGGGCCGTGCCGAGGGTCTGGGCGCGGGCCCACTCCAGCAGTTCCCCGCCCCGCCCGGAGGCCGCCCTGGCCTCCCACATCAGGGTGACGACGGTCATGAGTACAGGTTGTCCTTGCTGATCTCGTGCACATGGTCGTGGTCGTGCACACGGCCGTGGTGGTGCTCACCCGGCACGTGCGGATCGGTCACCGGCAGCGACGAGTCGGCGGACAGCTCCCAGTCCGAGGCGGGCCGGTTCCTGGCGACCATCTCCGCCCCGAGCGCGGCGACCATGGCCCCGTTGTCCGTGCACAGCTTCGGCCGGGGCACCCGCAACCGGATCCCGGCGCGCTCGCAGCGTTCCTCGGCCATCGCGCGCAGCCGGGAGTTCGCGGCGACCCCGCCGCCGATCATCAGGTGGTCGACCCCCTCGTCCTTGCAGGCGCGCACGGCCTTCCGGGTCAGCACGTCGACCACAGCCTCCTGGAAGGAGGCGGCGACGTCCCGCACGGGAACGTCCTCGCCCGCATTGCGCTTGGCCTCGATCCAGCGGGCCACGGCCGTCTTCAGCCCGGAGAAGGAGAAGTCGTACGCGGGGTCGCGGGGACCGGTCAGCCCGCGCGGGAAGGCGATCGCCTCCGGGTCGCCCTCCTTCGCGAGCCGGTCGATGACCGGGCCGCCGGGGAAGCCGAGGTCCAGCACCCTGGCGATCTTGTCGAACGCCTCGCCCGCGGCGTCGTCGATCGTCGCCCCCATGGGCCGCACGTCGGCGGTGATGTCGGGCGCGAGCAGCAGCGAGGAGTGCCCGCCGGAGACCAGCAGGGCCATCGTCGGCTCGGGCAGCGGGCCGTGCTCCAGCTGGTCGACGCAGATGTGCGAGGCGAGGTGGTTCACGCCGTAGAGCGGCTTGCCCAGGGCGTACGCGTACGCCTTGGCGGCGGAGACGCCCACGAGCAGCGCGCCGGCGAGTCCCGGGCCGGCGGTGACCGCGATGCCGTCGAGGTCACCGGCGGTGACCCCGGCCTCCTTCAGGGCTCGCTCGATCGTCGGGACCATCGCCTCCAGATGGGCGCGGGAGGCGACCTCGGGCACGACCCCGCCGAAGCGCGCGTGCTCGTCGACGCTGGAGGCGATGGCGTCGGCGAGGAGCGTCGTCCCGCGGACGATGCCGACGCCGGTCTCGTCGCAGGACGTCTCGATACCGAGTAC
The genomic region above belongs to Streptomyces marianii and contains:
- the tsaD gene encoding tRNA (adenosine(37)-N6)-threonylcarbamoyltransferase complex transferase subunit TsaD; this encodes MADEPLVLGIETSCDETGVGIVRGTTLLADAIASSVDEHARFGGVVPEVASRAHLEAMVPTIERALKEAGVTAGDLDGIAVTAGPGLAGALLVGVSAAKAYAYALGKPLYGVNHLASHICVDQLEHGPLPEPTMALLVSGGHSSLLLAPDITADVRPMGATIDDAAGEAFDKIARVLDLGFPGGPVIDRLAKEGDPEAIAFPRGLTGPRDPAYDFSFSGLKTAVARWIEAKRNAGEDVPVRDVAASFQEAVVDVLTRKAVRACKDEGVDHLMIGGGVAANSRLRAMAEERCERAGIRLRVPRPKLCTDNGAMVAALGAEMVARNRPASDWELSADSSLPVTDPHVPGEHHHGRVHDHDHVHEISKDNLYS
- a CDS encoding THUMP-like domain-containing protein → MASHPVSAARPRRPDSAARPQTVPRLADNGRVNDAGSPSPLAPLLTHEGQALLTALRDYDPGQELGVATRLRRDHPAELVSAALTQARLRQRAVAKFGVEDAYRMYFTPNGVEQSTRASVAAHRAARFAELGVRSVADLCCGIGGDAIALARAGISVLAVDRDPFTADVARANAEALGLAPLIEVRRADVTEVDTSSHDAVFVDPARRAGRPGGGRGPKGGSGRIFDPEAYSPPLSWAVGTARTARFAALKIAPGIPHEAIPEDAEAEWISDHGDVKEAVLWFGTAPGTRRATLLPSGAPLVGRGLPDPRVRRTGRYLYEPDGAVIRAHLVAEVAEELDGGLLDGTIAYITADELRPTPYATAYEITDELPFNLKKLKALLREREVGTLTVKKRGSAVEPEELRRKVKPSGPNAATVFLTRVAGAPTVLIGAPAGA